The Misgurnus anguillicaudatus chromosome 21, ASM2758022v2, whole genome shotgun sequence genome includes a window with the following:
- the LOC141353218 gene encoding uncharacterized protein: protein MELAEVQRQIMEQTLVDEQCTLLDKEARKALNAKEDLLREQERQRRRLEEKAEMAYKSKEAITRHQMLQRRLKEKEIELAQAALITSFMKEDEGIESSRSSKPLSECEYNPRSSSEVKPSLFHSQGVHGLLHSTPSNHVLPSVSSAVISPPFLTSFTSVQPAYTTTSVIAQSQPTYITMHPPLVIISPASQSAPRPAERVVTSRDAADNTPSNPYPARPLSSRQDTALTDHRATPDTDLMELLVATSYELPRPTLPHFTSGKESDFALLKMALDHLLDTHAHLTEQFKYQVLLDHLKLPSAYKLAQAYMYHPNPYTAALQALQDKYGQSRQLVQSELGAILNSPQVRSGDPEAFDNFALSVQSLVGMLRSLEGQNGYELRCGSHVDRLLSKLPINYRDAFVEYSINRGILRTGTDQTYTLEDLSVWLQLKSQAKRISSRAALMFQDQPKPVKGQRKSQGPSSNVFYNTEIQAKVAHPDSAHSTKSPKGKPSVKPYCPYCDTREHYLSLCPKFKTLTTSEISAWIKDRGCWRCGRTHKPEACTLKKPCQVCKQQHLTVLHEVCSQDAKKVLMVSAAPDTIYIDRPSRPQRVMLKLVKVRLYNAEHSLEANLDDGSERTLILPSAVRHLHLTKEPENLPLRTVRHEVIHLQGASVSFDISPAHSPKQRYHIFHAFTAGELSLSEHRYPVKSLMRRYPHLQGLPLPNVDKVQPLLLIGSDFPHLLLPKQPVRTGPPGSPVAVRTALGWTLQGPANLNPTDEHSHCYFTMSPNSELQRHVERLWEVDINPYANTRTVIRSKEDQQALELLEQRTVKVEVDGVTRYATPLLRRKASLTLWTPKYTLLPQLRSTERRLAKDTALANTYCQEIQKLEQLGYVKPLPSDTVDSSTESWYLPHHVVHHNGKARIVYNCSYQHNGQSLNSQLLPGPTLGPTLLGVLLRFREHSVAISGDIKSMFHQVRLVPEDKPLLRFLWRGMKKEEEPTVYEWQVLPFGTTCSPCCATYALQRHVKDNSSGHEDILHLVETAFYVDNCLTSVTNADEAKTIIDY from the coding sequence ATGGAATTAGCAGAAGTGCAGCGGCAGATTATGGAACAGACGCTAGTGGATGAGCAGTGTACTCTTCTAGACAAAGAAGCCAGAAAAGCCCTCAATGCGAAGGAGGATCTCCTCAGAGAACAAGAACGGCAGAGACGTCGACTGGAGGAGAAAGCAGAGATGGCATACAAGAGTAAAGAGGCTATCACCAGGCATCAGATGTTGCAACGGCGACTGAAAGAGAAAGAGATAGAATTGGCGCAAGCAGCTCTTATCACGTCTTTCATGAAAGAGGACGAAGGAATTGAGAGTTCCCGATCCTCCAAACCCCTCAGTGAATGTGAGTACAACCCAAGGTCTTCATCAGAAGTTAAGCCTTCCCTATTCCACTCACAAGGTGTACATGGACTGCTCCATTCTACTCCATCTAATCATGTTTTACCATCAGTCTCCAGTGCAGTCATTAGTCCACCTTTTTTGACAAGTTTTACATCAGTACAGCCTGCTTATACTACTACTAGTGTAATCGCCCAGTCACAGCCTACATATATTACAATGCATCCTCCTCTTGTAATCATCAGCCCTGCTTCACAGTCGGCTCCCAGACCAGCTGAGAGAGTCGTTACTTCACGTGATGCAGCTGATAACACGCCGTCAAATCCTTACCCTGCAAGGCCACTTTCTTCACGACAGGACACAGCACTTACAGATCACAGGGCAACGCCCGATACAGATCTTATGGAGCTTCTAGTTGCCACCTCTTATGAGCTTCCTAGACCCACTCTACCTCACTTCACCTCAGGTAAAGAGTCAGACTTTGCACTGCTTAAGATGGCTTTGGACCACTTGCTCGATACACATGCTCACCTTACAGAACAGTTCAAATATCAAGTCCTCCTCGATCATTTGAAACTGCCAAGCGCCTACAAGCTAGCCCAAGCTTACATGTACCATCCAAACCCGTACACTGCAGCCCTCCAAGCTCTCCAAGATAAGTATGGGCAATCGCGCCAGCTAGTGCAGAGCGAGCTAGGTGCCATCTTAAACTCACCTCAAGTAAGATCTGGAGATCCAGAAGCATTCGACAACTTTGCcctatcagtacaaagtctagTTGGCATGCTCCGTTCCCTCGAGGGTCAGAATGGCTATGAACTACGATGCGGATCCCACGTCGATAGGCTGCTCAGCAAACTGCCTATTAACTATCGAGATGCGTTTGTAGAATACAGCATAAATCGAGGCATCCTGAGGACCGGCACTGATCAGACCTACACGCTTGAAGACTTATCTGTTTGGCTTCAGTTAAAGTCACAAGCAAAGCGCATTTCTTCTCGAGCAGCTCTTATGTTCCAAGATCAGCCTAAGCCAGTTAAGGGTCAGAGGAAATCCCAGGGTCCTTCATCTAATGTGTTTTACAACACTGAGATCCAAGCTAAGGTAGCCCATCCAGATTCTGCTCACAGCACAAAGTCACCTAAAGGTAAACCCAGTGTGAAGCCTTACTGCCCGTACTGCGACACCCGTGAGCATTACCTCAGTTTATGTCCCAAATTCAAAACGCTCACTACATCTGAGATTTCCGCCTGGATTAAAGACAGAGGCTGTTGGCGGTGTGGCAGGACCCATAAACCTGAGGCATGTACTCTCAAGAAACCTTGCCAAGTGTGCAAACAGCAACATTTGACCGTGCTCCACGAAGTGTGTTCCCAAGACGCTAAGAAAGTGTTAATGGTCAGTGCTGCTCCCGACACCATATACATTGATCGTCCTAGTCGTCCGCAACGAGTCATGTTGAAGCTAGTTAAGGTGCGCCTGTACAATGCCGAGCATTCTCTGGAAGCTAATCTGGACGACGGATCAGAAAGAACCCTCATACTTCCCTCAGCAGTCCGGCATCTCCATTTGACTAAAGAGCCTGAAAATCTGCCTTTGCGTACTGTCCGCCATGAAGTGATCCATCTACAAGGAGCATCTGTCTCTTTCGACATCTCCCCAGCTCATTCTCCTAAACAAAGGTACCACATCTTTCACGCCTTCACAGCTGGTGAGCTGAGCTTGTCTGAGCATAGATATCCTGTCAAGTCACTCATGCGCAGATACCCCCATCTGCAAGGTCTTCCTCTGCCAAATGTTGACAAGGTCCAGCCGCTTCTGCTGATAGGATCTGACTTTCCACATCTGCTGCTTCCCAAACAACCGGTCAGAACAGGTCCTCCTGGGAGTCCTGTAGCTGTGCGTACTGCTCTTGGTTGGACATTGCAAGGCCCAGCCAACCTCAACCCTACTGATGAGCACTCTCACTGCTACTTCACCATGTCCCCTAATTCAGAGCTGCAGCGTCACGTTGAACGGCTGTGGGAAGTTGACATAAACCCTTATGCCAACACTAGGACTGTGATCCGCTCCAAAGAAGATCAGCAGGCCCTAGAACTGCTGGAACAGCGCACCGTCAAAGTAGAAGTGGATGGAGTAACAAGGTACGCTACTCCATTACTGAGGCGCAAAGCTAGCCTTACCCTCTGGACTCCAAAGTACACATTGCTCCCACAGCTACGGAGTACAGAACGCCGTCTAGCCAAAGACACTGCTCTAGCCAATACCTACTGTCAAGAAATACAGAAGCTTGAACAGTTGGGCTATGTCAAACCTCTACCTTCTGACACAGTAGACAGCTCCACAGAGTCCTGGTATCTGCCGCACCACGTTGTTCATCACAACGGTAAGGCGAGGATTGTCTACAACTGTTCCTACCAGCACAATGGTCAAAGTCTCAACAGCCAACTGTTGCCCGGTCCGACATTAGGTCCTACTCTCCTCGGTGTACTTCTCCGGTTCCGAGAGCACAGTGTGGCTATCAGTGGGGACATCAAATCGATGTTTCATCAGGTTCGCCTGGTACCAGAAGACAAGCCCCTTCTCCGTTTTCTCTGGAGAGGTatgaagaaggaggaggaaCCAACAGTGTATGAGTGGCAGGTTCTGCCATTCGGGACGACATGCAGTCCCTGTTGTGCCACATACGCCCTTCAGAGGCATGTGAAGGATAACAGCAGCGGTCATGAAGACATCCTGCACCTTGTGGAGACTGCCTTCTATGTCGACAATTGTTTGACCAGTGTCACCAATGCTGATGAAGCCAAGACCATTATTGATTATTGA
- the LOC141353226 gene encoding uncharacterized protein gives MVFQGSKTLVHKLHDKQLEVFIDFLACFIKPEHLKMSANKLLELDLANNKLHSQIYVGKVAEDLIAAHPKHPVIIDFIEKVTKAYTTCGKYMQSKLPLKSKTLQALSSIDPVVRGHSQAVTQLKELARIIKHLVGEESDITQEIIRYNVDSNLAKYEDGDDIVKWWAHVMSLGKYPTLSQVIRGALSIFHGPLVESSFSLMVNVIDSKRSNMKISTFDAVQTVKYVLKSRGKTGIDMFKPEDIKMGPVDTTLCQNIRAAGRRDKTDREKRMKAKQKRQAEYGCSAMCKTAEKAKTTALAKERQTRLKHVHQKMNAARRKALDTLQEVARKKRKNN, from the exons ATGGTCTTTCAA GGAAGTAAAACTTTGGTTCACAAGCTTCATGACAAGCAACTTGAAGTGTTCATCGACTTTCTTGCCTGCTTCATCAAGCCCGAGCATCTGAAGATGTCGGCAAACAAATTGCTAGAATTGGACTTGGCCAATAATAAACTTCACTCCCAGATTTATGTGGGGAAAGTCGCAGAAGACCTGATTGCAGCCCATCCAAAGCATCCg GTAATCATAGATTTTATTGAGAAAGTGACCAAGGCATACACAACTTGTGGCAAGTACATGCAGAGTAAACTACCTCTCAAAAGTAAGACCCTACAGGCCTTGTCCTCCATTGATCCAGTGGTGAGGGGCCATTCCCAGGCTGTTACTCAGCTTAAGGAGTTGGCTAGGATAATTAAACATTTAGTGGGTGAAGAGAGTGACATCACCCAGGAGATCATTAGGTACAACGTGGACTCCAATCTGGCCAAGTATGAAGATGGAGATGATATTGTGAAGTGGTGGGCACATGTCATGAGTTTGGGGAAGTATCCAACTCTCAGCCAGGTTATCAGAGGTGCCCTCTCCATCTTTCATGGGCCACTGGTAGAGTCCTCCTTTAGTCTAATGGTAAATGTAATTGACTCTAAAAGATCAAACATGAAGATCTCCACCTTTGATGCAGTGCAGACTGTGAAATATGTGTTGAAGTCTAGGGGCAAGACTGGCATTGACATGTTCAAACCGGAGGACATCAAGATGGGGCCAGTTGATACTACTCTCTGCCAGAACATTAGGGCTGCAGGGAGAAGGGACAAGACTGACAGAGAGAAGAGGATGAAGGCAAAGCAGAAGAGGCAGGCGGAGTATGGCTGCAGTGCAATGTGTAAAACTGCTGAAAAGGCCAAGACCACTGCTCTGGCCAAAGAGAGGCAGACACGTCTCAAACATGTTCATCAAAAAATGAATGCAGCCAGACGGAAGGCACTGGATACATTGCAGGAGGTGGCcaggaagaagaggaagaataaCTAA